From Pseudoalteromonas sp. R3, one genomic window encodes:
- a CDS encoding LysR substrate-binding domain-containing protein, giving the protein MDIESLRSFIACVENDSFTRAANQLHRTQSAISMQMKKLQEDIGKPLFEKSGRKMHLTQDGHTLMRYAKQLVRLHDDTLTHMRQSERATLLRLGCPDDYADTILPSLITLLHQHWQNLELDIHCMSSNRIKDALDQGELDLGVITRSPDSEEGLFLYHDQGVWVGTWHPETPISLAVFQRDCRFHQAAIEGLMKQERPFKVIANCQNASALRALVKAELAIGALARSSVEGLNILSDQDLPPLPSIDVVLIRSNTPPNPVKETDLKQISRGFHPTD; this is encoded by the coding sequence ATGGATATAGAATCATTGCGCAGCTTTATCGCTTGCGTCGAAAACGACAGCTTTACTCGTGCAGCTAACCAGCTACACCGCACTCAGTCAGCCATTAGTATGCAGATGAAAAAACTCCAGGAAGATATAGGTAAGCCTCTGTTTGAAAAATCAGGCCGTAAAATGCATTTAACTCAAGATGGGCATACTTTAATGCGCTATGCAAAACAACTAGTTAGACTGCACGATGACACTCTGACACACATGCGTCAAAGCGAACGAGCCACACTGCTCAGGCTGGGTTGTCCTGACGATTATGCTGACACTATTTTACCTTCACTCATCACTTTGCTGCATCAACATTGGCAGAACCTTGAACTTGATATTCACTGCATGTCCAGCAACCGAATAAAAGACGCCCTCGATCAGGGTGAACTGGATTTGGGTGTGATCACGCGAAGCCCAGATTCCGAGGAAGGATTATTCCTATACCATGATCAGGGGGTATGGGTTGGCACTTGGCATCCAGAAACGCCTATTTCACTCGCCGTATTTCAACGAGATTGTCGCTTTCATCAGGCCGCCATTGAGGGGTTAATGAAGCAGGAACGGCCATTTAAAGTCATTGCTAATTGCCAAAATGCTTCAGCTTTACGCGCTCTGGTTAAGGCTGAGTTAGCAATCGGCGCGCTCGCACGAAGTAGCGTAGAAGGTCTTAATATTCTTAGTGATCAGGATTTGCCACCATTACCTTCTATAGACGTTGTTCTGATCAGAAGCAATACCCCCCCAAACCCTGTCAAGGAGACAGACCTTAAGCAAATCAGCCGTGGTTTTCACCCTACTGACTAA
- a CDS encoding glutathione S-transferase family protein has translation MKLYIGNKNYSTWSLRAWLLLEKYDLNFQETILKLETDAFYQTLSGISPTNKVPLLVDGDVVVWESLAICEYINEAYLSGKAWPANPELRARARALSSEMHSGFLALRAEMPMNIRAKRYVNLSAAAQKDIERITQIWREQLQEFGQQGGWLFGDWSIADAMFAPVVMRFLTYGIELGSEESVYMEKVLACPAIDKWRAAALLERDIVPSDEAGSPRD, from the coding sequence ATGAAGCTTTATATCGGCAACAAAAATTACTCTACATGGTCTTTGAGAGCTTGGTTATTGCTTGAAAAGTATGACTTAAATTTTCAGGAAACCATATTGAAACTAGAAACAGACGCATTTTATCAGACCTTGTCTGGTATTAGCCCAACCAACAAGGTGCCGCTTCTTGTTGATGGAGATGTGGTGGTCTGGGAGTCTTTAGCAATCTGCGAATACATCAACGAGGCTTATCTTTCTGGGAAGGCTTGGCCTGCGAACCCAGAGTTACGGGCACGGGCACGTGCACTTAGTAGTGAAATGCACAGCGGTTTTTTGGCGCTTAGAGCGGAAATGCCAATGAATATTAGGGCAAAACGTTATGTGAACTTATCTGCGGCAGCACAAAAAGACATAGAAAGGATCACACAAATTTGGCGAGAACAATTGCAGGAATTTGGCCAGCAGGGAGGCTGGCTATTTGGTGACTGGAGTATAGCCGATGCCATGTTTGCGCCGGTTGTAATGCGATTTCTCACCTATGGCATAGAGCTTGGCTCTGAAGAAAGTGTGTATATGGAAAAAGTACTTGCTTGCCCTGCCATAGATAAATGGCGAGCCGCTGCCTTGCTTGAGCGGGATATAGTGCCAAGTGATGAAGCTGGCAGTCCTCGCGACTAA
- a CDS encoding GNAT family N-acetyltransferase has translation MLTPVTPVNQTIYNNLAQAYEAEFSPLTDKSPGPDGLFALDTLLEGSVTGYLCYVNKTPAGLAAIAQHHDKEFEVCEFYIVPRFRKAGLGTRFARAIWVNSPGLWTVKQIAGADYATQFWRRAIAEAGVKDMEEDTYDDPHWGTVTRQRFRNDV, from the coding sequence ATGCTGACCCCGGTTACCCCTGTTAATCAAACCATCTATAATAATCTGGCTCAGGCTTACGAGGCTGAGTTTTCTCCTCTCACAGATAAAAGCCCGGGCCCTGACGGGCTATTTGCATTAGATACTTTGTTGGAAGGGAGTGTCACGGGCTATTTGTGTTATGTAAACAAAACGCCGGCAGGGTTGGCCGCGATTGCACAGCATCACGATAAAGAGTTTGAGGTCTGTGAATTTTATATAGTACCTCGTTTTCGCAAAGCAGGACTAGGTACTCGGTTTGCTCGCGCTATCTGGGTCAATTCACCAGGCCTGTGGACAGTTAAGCAGATTGCTGGTGCTGACTATGCAACGCAATTCTGGCGCAGGGCAATTGCTGAGGCCGGCGTAAAAGATATGGAAGAAGATACATACGATGACCCACATTGGGGCACTGTAACGCGGCAACGATTCAGAAACGATGTGTAA
- a CDS encoding iron-containing alcohol dehydrogenase, with amino-acid sequence MHLLYRCYHFLLKCIVRFIGIPAPELYKGLTGLNSAIQDLTLPHDTQVLLVTDKVLNELNVISPVITALEAQNLRPVVYDQVQANPTVENIEQGYQTYLSNECKAIISVGGGSVLDAAKLIGARAARPKHTVDAFSGLFKVLKTLPPNIAIPTTAGTGSETTVAAVFNDEKRGKKLAAADFCLVPQRAVLLSQLTTSLPAGITATTAIDALTHAIEAILSINATKLTNAKALEACELIFTHLPIAYTDGQNLLAREKLLYASFLAGQAFTRTSVGYVHAISHQLTARYGTPHGLANAVLLLPVLHWYGSRIHRQLADIARHCSLTSLDYPIEQQAQDFITHITQLLTQLNIQAHLSEVLSDDIQSLAVQALEEAHPDYPVPHFMALPDCQHILTQIRA; translated from the coding sequence ATGCACCTACTCTATCGCTGTTATCACTTTTTACTGAAATGCATTGTCAGATTTATTGGTATTCCGGCACCGGAACTCTATAAAGGGTTAACGGGGCTTAACAGCGCCATTCAAGATCTGACTTTACCACATGATACTCAGGTCTTGCTGGTAACAGACAAAGTCCTGAATGAGCTAAACGTCATTTCACCCGTCATCACAGCACTGGAGGCTCAAAACCTGCGCCCTGTCGTTTATGATCAAGTTCAGGCAAACCCCACGGTAGAAAACATAGAACAAGGCTATCAAACCTACCTTTCAAATGAGTGCAAGGCGATTATCAGTGTTGGGGGTGGTTCGGTACTAGACGCAGCAAAGCTTATTGGTGCTCGGGCTGCTCGGCCAAAACACACTGTTGATGCCTTTTCAGGCTTGTTTAAGGTGCTTAAAACACTACCACCAAATATTGCAATACCGACTACAGCTGGCACAGGATCTGAAACAACGGTTGCAGCTGTGTTCAACGACGAAAAAAGGGGTAAAAAGCTCGCTGCTGCGGACTTTTGTCTGGTCCCGCAACGTGCTGTTTTGCTGAGCCAGCTCACTACCAGTTTACCGGCCGGGATAACAGCAACTACAGCAATCGACGCACTGACTCACGCCATTGAAGCCATCTTAAGCATAAACGCGACTAAGCTCACGAATGCCAAAGCACTCGAAGCATGTGAGCTCATATTCACCCATCTGCCTATTGCTTACACTGATGGTCAGAACCTGCTGGCAAGAGAAAAACTACTATATGCATCTTTCCTGGCAGGGCAAGCATTCACACGAACATCGGTAGGCTATGTGCATGCCATTTCACATCAACTCACAGCCAGATATGGTACCCCACATGGTCTGGCAAACGCAGTATTGCTGTTACCAGTTCTACATTGGTACGGCAGCAGAATACATCGTCAGTTGGCGGACATTGCTCGTCATTGTAGCCTGACTTCTTTGGATTACCCTATTGAGCAACAAGCGCAAGACTTCATCACACACATTACGCAATTGCTGACACAGCTCAACATTCAGGCTCACCTCAGTGAAGTACTCAGTGACGATATTCAGTCACTGGCAGTCCAGGCACTTGAAGAGGCTCATCCAGATTACCCAGTACCACACTTTATGGCGCTGCCAGACTGCCAGCACATTCTGACACAAATACGCGCCTGA
- a CDS encoding YdcF family protein — MFEVKKVIGSLLMPLPLTLLLLALCLLFVARTNHKSYLTSWLLVIGLWAISTPYFANVLITPTEQKLTPFSTTKHKNVDYVVVLGCGVHPAPQLPANLQLSGCALSRLSEGLRLIHIYPQAQLIVSGAGYGKTTNSAMMAKTAIALGIPANKIIQNPKARDTAEEALLLATRLVDSKVALVTSASHMARAQDLFSAQGVDTLAAPVQFYSYGNSPEYRRFIANASVLHAVTTYAHELIGKQWIALRRMIDPQAL; from the coding sequence ATGTTTGAGGTAAAAAAGGTGATTGGGTCGCTATTGATGCCCTTACCACTGACCCTGCTGTTGCTTGCGCTCTGCTTGCTGTTTGTCGCCAGGACAAACCACAAGTCATACCTGACCAGCTGGCTATTGGTGATTGGCCTCTGGGCAATCAGTACCCCTTACTTTGCAAATGTACTCATTACACCCACAGAGCAAAAGTTGACCCCGTTTTCAACAACCAAGCATAAAAATGTAGACTATGTTGTCGTACTGGGGTGTGGTGTACACCCAGCTCCCCAGCTGCCGGCAAATTTACAACTATCAGGCTGTGCGCTTTCCCGCCTGTCCGAGGGGTTGAGGCTGATTCACATCTACCCACAGGCTCAGCTAATTGTTTCAGGCGCCGGATATGGCAAAACAACAAACAGCGCTATGATGGCCAAGACTGCAATTGCCCTTGGCATACCGGCAAACAAAATTATTCAAAATCCAAAGGCCAGAGACACAGCTGAAGAAGCTTTATTACTCGCAACCAGACTAGTTGACAGTAAAGTAGCCTTGGTCACTTCCGCCAGCCACATGGCGCGGGCTCAGGATTTATTCTCTGCACAGGGTGTCGATACCCTTGCCGCGCCCGTACAATTTTATAGTTACGGCAATTCGCCGGAGTATCGGCGCTTTATCGCCAATGCATCTGTATTACACGCTGTAACCACCTATGCCCATGAACTGATAGGAAAGCAATGGATAGCACTGCGCCGAATGATCGACCCACAGGCTTTGTAA